A genome region from Arthrobacter sp. V1I9 includes the following:
- a CDS encoding DUF805 domain-containing protein, which produces MDLRTVDGVGGGVAEVSNSGGLGAPLYGASFGPSVKRFFAKYAKFAGRASRSEFWWSQLFVFLVMVVPYIAMTVGIVASTVWAQQNPIVQSMGFDPATGQEVFYEGAPGVVNAPTGGLMVVGLILVVVLGLALLVPQLSLLWRRLHDANLAGPFAFLGLVPFVGGLVVFILALMPSKAEGQRFDPR; this is translated from the coding sequence ATGGATTTGAGGACTGTTGATGGTGTAGGTGGAGGCGTTGCGGAGGTTTCAAATTCAGGTGGGCTGGGTGCGCCTCTTTATGGTGCGTCGTTTGGTCCGTCGGTGAAGCGGTTCTTTGCAAAGTATGCGAAGTTCGCGGGTCGCGCCTCGCGGAGTGAGTTCTGGTGGAGTCAGCTTTTTGTTTTCCTGGTGATGGTGGTGCCGTACATCGCCATGACGGTGGGGATCGTGGCCAGCACTGTCTGGGCTCAGCAGAACCCTATTGTGCAGTCAATGGGTTTCGATCCGGCCACGGGGCAGGAAGTGTTCTATGAGGGCGCTCCTGGGGTTGTGAACGCGCCTACTGGCGGTCTGATGGTGGTTGGTCTCATTCTTGTCGTTGTTCTGGGTTTGGCGCTCTTGGTGCCTCAGCTGTCGCTGCTCTGGCGGCGTCTGCATGATGCAAACCTGGCAGGTCCCTTTGCGTTCCTTGGGCTTGTTCCCTTTGTTGGCGGTCTGGTTGTTTTCATTTTGGCGTTGATGCCGTCCAAGGCCGAAGGACAGCGCTTCGATCCTCGATGA